The DNA segment GAACATACACTTGAGCTGGTACAGACAGCGCCTATGGAAGCTGACAGAAAGGGGTCTGCATCTGTCATGGATGTCTCTGAAGCTGCTGGAGAGCCACAGCAGTAGCTGATAGCTGTAGTTACTCTCATCAAGATTGTGACTTCCAAGCTACAGCAGACCACATGTGGTCTGGCTTTGGaagagggaaggggagagaaagGATCCATATATTCTGACCACAGAGTGTGCAAAGCCCTGGGGCATCATTTTGAAAAAGTGGAAAAGTAAAAGATGGAGGTGGATGGAAAATAAGATTAAGGCAAATAAGGTTTACTGAAAGTCAGACTGTACCAAACAAATCAGATGTATCCCAACAGCAACATATATCATGTCTAGCACAGCAGGAAGAACATGGCCAGCTTGTCCTCATTATACTAAGAGAGCAAGTTCTTATCAAGTGAGTATGCTTCCTCACAAAAGGAGGGGGACACAGAATTGACCTTAACACACACTAATCTTCTAGGGAACACCAGAGcaacaaaagcaaaatggaTGAGTGTTCATAATGGGTTACAGCAGGGGAGAAGCTGTACTGGGAACAGGACAATGAGGCAATACCATAGCATTGGTTAATTGCTCTAATGGATTTTCACAAACCTGAAAGTGGATAGATCTCCTTCAGGGGATAGATCACCTGTTTAACAGAGTAAAAGAAACCATGTCAGAGGGAGCTGGACAATGTCCATCAGAGATGCAGTAACATGAACTCAAGCacaagggaaggagcagccacAGGTATCCTCCCCCTTGCAGGCCTGTCTGCACCCCAAGGGTTTGCAGGGCATGGCCACAGCTGGGAGCACAGCTGAGGCCAGAGCAAAGACAGACCCTGCGCTCACCTGCTCACGCAGGCTTCCATCAGTGAAGAAGGGCCTCTGCGGTAGGAACACCACTCCTCGGGGGCCAAAGCAGGTCAGCATCCTGATGCTCCCTGCACAGAGACACTCATCACATCTGCAGTATCAGGCAGGAACTTCCCACTGCCCTGTGTAGTCCTGTCCCATGAAGTAGCCAACAAGTCCCCACAAAAGTATGTTTGCAACACAGAGCAAAGAAATGAGAGCCAAAGACTGTGACAAGAGATGGGTGGCTCAAATCAGTTTATCAGTAGTGTCACATTCACCATCACATGGTGGCACTGGCCTCACAAACTGCCATAATGCCACCTTGCAAACTCAGGGTAGCCTTGGTTAAGAAAAAGAAGGCTGTCCTTACCTCGTGTGCTCTCCCAGAGTCCTCCGAGGACCCTAAGGAAAGATGTCTTCCCTGTACCAGTGTTTCCCACAATCATCACACTGTTTCCTTGTGATATCCTGAGGCTCAAGTCCTTGATGAGCAGCTTGTCAGAGGATGGTACTGAGAGTGTCACTCGCTCCAGAAGAAAAGCAGTGTCACTTGGCACTGGGTCCTCACCAGAATGGCTGCTGGGCCACCAACAAGACAAAGACCAAGAGATCCAGGGGTAAGTGACCATGCTGAGATTGGCAAAAATCAGGCACCTTAGACCTCCAGTGCCTCTGTGACAGTAGCCCTGCCCCACACACCCTGGGAATGACAACTGACAGTGAGCACTGCCTGCTCCAACCAAATGCATGCAACAGACTGTGACACAGGGGCCACCTCCATCCCATGGCAACCTCACACTCTGGCACGTAAGCTGCAAGCCAGCCAGTTGCTGAGAGGCGACTCACCTGTCCAAATCCCAACTGGTTTTGGCTTCTGAGTagttaccatttttttttctgccaaggCTCAGCAAGGTCTCCTGCAGTTCGCCAATCCTAGACACACAAGAGGTTGCATGAAAGCCAGGGACAACTCCAGCAGCCTCCTCACAATATCCAAACTTCCAAACTTGCCCATGCTTGCACACGAgcaactggttttttttttttttttttttttttagcacagaCGTGGGCAGAATCTTGTTCTGCACTGTCCTTTCCTGCAGAGATGTAGAGATGTGCCCACAGATAAGCTCACCTGTGTGTGTAGCCAGCTACATCAGTCACAGTGCTGGAAAGATCTATGAGCTGGCTGAAGCAGCCAATGAGGTAGATGGAAACAAAGGCATTCTGGGGAGAAATCACATGGCAGAGTAAGGGtcagtgctgagctggggcCCTGGCCCTTATTCTATGACTGCAAGGAGGTGGCCAAGGAGTCCACACAATTGCACACATCAGCTGTCTCAGCAAGATGAACGAGAAGCGGTGAAGTCACCCAGGATGGTGGGAGGGAAGATGACCACATTTGAAAGAGGCAAGGCTTCCCTGCTTAGTGCAGCAGTTTTTGCCAGGTAGACATGTCCTGTCACCCAGGGATGGTGTTTGCAGAGTGCCTGATGGCCTGCCCAGGGCCCAGCATGCTTGCCCAAATCACACAGATCCATACCACCACCCCTGCCTCAGCACCGTATatggctcagagcagcctgcaGTGTCCACTTAGCTATTTTTAGGTCTGCATTCCCTATCACAAGCCAGTTTTGAGTATCTGTAATGAGTCTGGTCACATGGTGAATGCAAGCCAGCTCAGCCTCACTGGTGGCAAGGCTCAGCACAGGCAGTAGCCCAGGGCATAATCCAGACTCACAGCACTGCACAGACCCCCATCTCTACCTGCACTGCTGAAAACCAGAGGCTTTCTGACCTCCTGGTTTTTTTTAGACACAGAGGTCTGAGCCAGGAAACGCTTAAATAAACATGTCCTTGACAGTTCTCAGGCCCAAGTTAATCACATACCAGTTGGATACAAGCTCCCGTTTCCATGTTTCCATAACACTGTGAGGAGGGACAGTCTAACCAAAAGAACAAGTGCTGCAGGTTATCTAGTCCCAGGGCCACCAGCACCACATTAAACCTGCATCCTCAGTGCCTGCTCACCCTCCACAATGGGGTCACAGAGATTACCCTTAGCTCACCTTACTGACAAGGGAACTGAGCTCTGTTGGACTCAGGTCGCCATAGACACCAGAAAAGATGGGAATGGCAATGACCACGTAGCTCAGGATGCTGCCCAAATAATCAAAGGTGTTGATCCCAACTGGGCATAAACACATTGAAAGAAGACAGTGAGTTAAAGTAGAAAACTCTGTCCCAGTAAGGCCCAAGTGCTGACCCTGATCCTAGTCAGAAGAAGAGCCATATTCTTGCCTCAGCCCTTTATGATGAACCAGAGCAGAAAAACCCATTTTGTAGGATAGCGCAAACACCAGGGTGAAAATGCATTTGCCAAGCAAAGAGCACTTTGGGGCAGGCCCCTGAGCAGAGACTCATCATCCAGACACAGCTCAGGGACTACTGTGGGCAAAAGCCACTTTGCTTGCTTGTTGCTATGCTTCAGGGGCCTGACTGATTCACAGCAAACAGGAGGGAAGGGCAAAAAGGAAGCCTTGGGGTGAGATAGTTTGCCATGAAGTGTGTCTTGGGAGCACATGGGCAGAAGGACTTAAGATTCCAAATTCCCACAGACACTTCTGTTCAGGGTTCTTCCTCCATTACACTGCCCAGAAGCTCGCTGTGGTGCTGAGATCAGGAAGAGCTATCTTTATAGAGgtcatttaaagaaaaaacctgGACTCAAtgaaaaagggagaaggaatATTTTCAGGGAATAACTATGCTTGAGGGACAGGCTCTATAGGAAAGCAGTTTCCACACCTCCCCAAAgctcaagcccttccttctttttttggtgtgtgaACACCTGCACCACAAAAAGCCAGATTCTGGGTCCCCTACAACTTTACCTCTCTATGAGGCCTTTACACAACAAGATTCCTATTTAGCACTGCAGGAGGCACCCTCTGCTCACCCTCAGGGCTTTCACAGACTAGCaagaggcagaagaagaaaacagagcaccCACCCAACTGCTCTACCAGTAGTTTCCCAGTGTATGGGCCACCACAATGGAGTTACCACACATCCCACTTCACCCCCCAGTCTGCCCACTCACTGGATAGCCACAGCTCCTTGCCTATCAGCTCTCTCTGGGTCTTCAGCAGGCTCTGCAGCCTCCGGTTTGTGCGCATGTGCTCCACTCGCCCAGCCCTGTAAAAGTAAGAATACAACATGCCACAGACATCCTACGACCATGGGCTTTAAAACTGAAGCTTTGAACGGGCCTGGCACCTTTGCCTCTGACTAATAAGCTCTTTATTGACCAGGAACTGAACAGCCAGGACTGCCTTCCTGAAGGGTATCATCAAGGAACTCTGGCTGAAGCAAGCAGTCCTGCAAATCTATCCCAGAgccatggctgctgctgctgttgcagcAGGAGGAGGTAAAGCCAGGCCAGATACTGTCAGTGAGGCTCCAGCCTGAAGCAATGTACACCCAAGATCAAACACAATTCTCAAATACAGCCTGGTTGGATAAGAGGGATGGCACTGCTACACAGCTGGATCCAGAAAGGAGAGGGCAGAGGAGAATCCAGGGGGTAATAATCAGCCCACATGGCCTGCATGGCCAGCAGCCTTAGCCCACCACTTCCCACTTCCCAGGAATGGGACAAAGGCAAGTCCTGAGCAATGCAACCCCCAGTACGGGTACCCCAGTTCCACAAATTCCCCCTTCCCCGGGCTATTCCATCAGGTCACCCACCACACAAGCCAGTGGCCAGGCTGAGCCAAGAGCAAGGAGACATCTCCTAAACCACCACCTTCAAGCAAGTGTgacagctccttctgctgctctgcaaggcCTGGGCTGCCCTCAGGTGGCAAAATGCAGAAAGAGCTCCACATCTCATTTGAGACGCCCACCTACCATAGCACCTATTGCCCCTGACATCCAACAGAGGCTTGTGCCCACTACACAAACCACACTCCCACCACGATCTATGCAACAAGAGCGTCACTATGGCCCAAGAAGATAAGACCAGAAGCAGCACAAAAACATCCAAAATAAGATTTTTAGGGTCTCATTTCTAAAGATTCTCAGTTcgtagaaaaatacattttctttctcaaaaataCACCTGGTTAGAATTCATTTTGGGTTTATTGCCTTATAACACATCTCAGGTAACTACTGAGCTGCAGTCTTTGCTTTCCATGTATTAGGAAAGGAGACAGGCTTGGACACAAGGAATTAAAGGTGAGAAAGGAACTGGGGACCTTGGTTCTAGAGCTATTATTCTCTTGCAGATGAGGAGAGATTGCTGTATTggtttcctcttttcctcccattcatttcacttttaaaggaaatttgcCAAAGGCTTAGTACCAAAATAAGTAAAAAGGTGGCAGTGCTctgcttctgtttcttcctttaCCGAAGTAACATTTAGGCAGTCTTAAGAGGACAAGATCACAAGCTAGAGAAGCTGAGCAATCAAAACGAGCCACTCACCACATGTTCCTTCTCTCGCAGGATTCTAGGAACacaaccttttaaaaaattccttaatttttaattatgatGCATACCATTAAATGCCTGGTTGTGTGCAACTCAGCTAAGTTCTGGTTTCACACAAAATGAAGATTTTCTACTAAAACACTGTACTGAACCAAGACATTCTGTTTTCTGGTATAATAATCCACTTTCCATTTTCTACTTAgtaatagaatttaaaaaatcaaaattctgaGGGAAAATACTGCATCTTAAATAAGGGCATGTAATTACTGTATCTTTTCCATTACAAAAAATTACCATCAACCAGTAAGAATCAGAGTACAAAGAAATAACTCAAACTTGCCAGTGCAAACCATGATTGCTTTTGGTTATTTAAATTAGTTTCATGCCTGTCAATATAAGTTGTTATGAAATCA comes from the Taeniopygia guttata chromosome 5, bTaeGut7.mat, whole genome shotgun sequence genome and includes:
- the ABCD4 gene encoding lysosomal cobalamin transporter ABCD4 isoform X9 codes for the protein MVSKLVISPFTLAYYTYQCFHSTGWLGPVSIFGYFVIGTMINKVLMSPIVSKLVQQEKLEGDFRFKHMQIRVNAEPAAFYRAGRVEHMRTNRRLQSLLKTQRELIGKELWLSIGINTFDYLGSILSYVVIAIPIFSGVYGDLSPTELSSLVSKNAFVSIYLIGCFSQLIDLSSTVTDVAGYTHRIGELQETLLSLGRKKNGNYSEAKTSWDLDSSHSGEDPVPSDTAFLLERVTLSVPSSDKLLIKDLSLRISQGNSVMIVGNTGTGKTSFLRVLGGLWESTRGSIRMLTCFGPRGVVFLPQRPFFTDGSLREQVIYPLKEIYPLSGSADDERIVRFLELAGLTDLLARTGGLDEQVDWNWYDILSPGEMQRLSFARLFYLQPKYAVLDEATSALTEEVEHELYRMCLQLGMTLISVGHRPSLEKFHSWILKLHGEGRWELTRCEKMKRLPSEEGH